Proteins encoded within one genomic window of Edaphobacter lichenicola:
- a CDS encoding endonuclease MutS2, whose translation MNSPELLPIIASPLREMSAAALEWPRLREYIAGRTFSPLGRAWILALEPCADLAWIDQQQQRTAELRAMLMRGGSFEFRGLFDPTTLLDKARIEGAALESTEIRDVLAVVERVAAWRNLIDPPQNGTRYEWPGIAAFSAPLLDYDLAPLLRLLRGKIEPDGSLNDDASSELNRLRRAMERQHRAIEATLRRSLQSLSEGGSTQEDLITIRGDRFVIPVKSEFKRKVPGVIHGSSSSGQTVFVEPLDTIEQNNELVRLLDEEQSEIHRILVAMTHALGQNSAAIHLGACILAEVESHHARARVAETLNCSRPTFTQELSLTAARHPLLELRMRADALAEGVEPRTPVPLTIILPPEAKQLIISGPNTGGKTVSLKTLGLLSLMAQAGIPVPAEEAKLPLFQSIYADIGDAQSIERNLSSFSAHVVNLDRISREATTDSLVLLDELGSATDPEEGAALAVAIAAHFLTLNAWCCITTHLTSLKVYAANHHGVFNAAVGFDQQTLTPTYELRLGVPGASAGLNIAARLGLAPDIIAAARAQMTTQTADIGAFLDQLHDQLTAAAAERETMQQRERELSREKARVEVEGRVEQKARTKELETTLNSLLEDFAYQLRETVKAIDDKTLAQKIARDSDRRMATLRREFSEQFNSTVVAHTTRADKNDPAAQPHIPKSIKVGDLVKLKSLGRQARVDRIIDAKNFEVSMGPMKMRAAIDDIAEVESVKVVTPLEAARKRGGITVATANSDTDYMTSEINVIGRTADEAQTEVERFLDRAFLAGLPRIRIVHGTGMGVLRRTLREYLRNHPHVTTVTEPPQNQGGQGATEVELRQ comes from the coding sequence GTGAATTCACCAGAGCTATTGCCGATCATCGCCTCTCCGCTGCGCGAAATGAGCGCCGCCGCCCTGGAGTGGCCGCGACTCCGTGAGTACATCGCCGGCCGCACCTTCTCCCCTCTCGGCCGCGCCTGGATCCTTGCGCTCGAACCCTGCGCCGACCTAGCCTGGATTGACCAGCAGCAACAACGCACCGCCGAGCTGCGCGCTATGCTCATGCGAGGCGGAAGCTTCGAGTTCCGCGGACTCTTCGATCCCACCACTCTTCTCGACAAAGCCCGCATCGAAGGCGCTGCTCTTGAGTCCACCGAGATTCGTGATGTCCTCGCCGTCGTGGAACGCGTCGCTGCTTGGCGCAACCTCATCGACCCTCCCCAAAATGGGACCCGCTACGAGTGGCCGGGGATCGCCGCATTCTCCGCGCCTTTGCTCGACTACGACCTCGCGCCACTTCTTCGCCTCCTGCGCGGCAAGATCGAGCCTGACGGCAGCCTCAACGACGACGCTTCCTCAGAACTCAATCGCCTCCGCCGCGCCATGGAGCGCCAGCACCGCGCCATTGAAGCAACCCTCCGCAGATCTCTCCAAAGCCTCAGCGAAGGTGGCAGCACGCAGGAAGATCTCATCACCATTCGCGGCGATCGCTTCGTCATCCCCGTAAAGTCCGAGTTCAAGCGCAAGGTCCCCGGCGTCATTCACGGCTCGTCCTCGTCCGGCCAGACCGTCTTCGTCGAACCATTAGACACCATTGAGCAGAACAACGAGCTCGTGCGGCTTCTCGACGAAGAACAGTCAGAGATACACCGCATCCTCGTCGCGATGACGCACGCTCTCGGTCAAAACTCTGCCGCCATCCACCTCGGCGCATGCATCCTCGCGGAGGTTGAATCGCACCACGCCCGCGCCCGCGTCGCCGAGACCCTCAACTGCTCCCGCCCAACCTTCACGCAAGAGCTATCGCTCACCGCCGCTCGCCATCCTCTGCTGGAGCTTCGCATGCGTGCGGACGCCTTAGCCGAAGGCGTAGAACCCAGGACGCCAGTTCCACTCACCATCATCCTCCCTCCCGAAGCAAAACAGCTCATCATCAGCGGCCCCAACACCGGAGGAAAGACTGTCTCTCTCAAGACCCTCGGTCTGCTCTCGCTGATGGCCCAGGCTGGAATACCGGTCCCTGCCGAAGAGGCGAAGCTCCCCCTCTTCCAAAGCATCTACGCCGACATCGGCGACGCCCAATCCATCGAGCGCAATCTCTCCAGCTTCTCCGCACACGTCGTCAATCTCGATCGCATCTCCCGCGAAGCCACAACCGATTCGCTCGTCCTGCTCGACGAACTAGGCTCCGCCACAGATCCCGAAGAAGGTGCGGCTCTCGCGGTCGCCATCGCAGCCCACTTCCTCACTCTGAATGCGTGGTGTTGCATCACGACTCACCTCACCTCACTGAAGGTCTACGCCGCCAATCACCACGGCGTTTTCAACGCCGCCGTCGGCTTCGATCAGCAGACCCTTACCCCCACCTACGAACTGCGTCTCGGCGTACCCGGAGCGTCTGCCGGTCTCAACATCGCAGCGCGACTCGGGCTCGCACCTGACATCATAGCGGCTGCACGCGCCCAGATGACCACGCAGACAGCAGACATCGGAGCCTTCCTCGACCAGCTCCACGACCAGCTCACCGCAGCGGCCGCAGAACGCGAAACGATGCAGCAGCGTGAACGCGAGCTATCCCGCGAAAAAGCCCGCGTCGAAGTCGAAGGCCGCGTCGAACAAAAAGCCCGCACCAAAGAGCTCGAAACCACGCTCAACTCTCTCCTCGAAGACTTCGCCTATCAGCTGCGCGAGACCGTAAAAGCCATTGACGACAAGACCCTCGCTCAAAAGATAGCTCGCGACTCCGATCGCCGCATGGCAACCCTTCGTCGAGAGTTTTCTGAGCAGTTCAACTCCACCGTCGTCGCGCACACAACACGAGCCGACAAGAACGACCCCGCCGCTCAACCCCACATTCCCAAAAGCATCAAGGTCGGCGACCTCGTCAAACTCAAATCCCTGGGACGTCAGGCGCGGGTGGACCGCATCATCGACGCAAAAAACTTCGAAGTCTCTATGGGGCCGATGAAGATGCGCGCCGCCATCGACGACATTGCAGAGGTTGAGTCCGTTAAGGTCGTCACGCCGCTCGAAGCCGCACGCAAACGCGGAGGCATCACCGTCGCCACAGCCAACAGCGACACCGACTACATGACCTCCGAGATCAACGTGATCGGCCGTACCGCCGACGAAGCGCAAACGGAAGTAGAGCGCTTTCTCGACCGCGCCTTTCTCGCCGGTCTGCCGCGCATTCGCATCGTGCACGGAACCGGCATGGGCGTCCTGCGTCGAACCTTGCGCGAATATCTCCGCAATCATCCTCACGTCACCACCGTCACCGAGCCGCCGCAAAATCAGGGCGGACAAGGCGCAACCGAAGTCGAACTGCGCCAGTGA
- a CDS encoding tetratricopeptide repeat protein, translating into MSSKRFISLIGVSLVAACFAQGQDSTAARKAAASALSSRQYNQALRDLEPLLKQHPRDPMLLTMRGVALDGLDRTTESLSSFDRALAIDPAFVPALKGAAQISYLRANPRALEYVKKLLAVMPANDVGNAMAGALSYQAHDCAAVITYFTLSNDQVYRDPKALDEFADCLLKQGQNDEALRVLLRGTQLHPERADLTYNLAVAQLRTHQPAEAIKTLTPLSNSNDSDLLNLLASAYVQTNQPDDAFRVLEKAIELKPTDQTNYLDLAILCLEHNQENRSVKAATAGIARIPKAASLYLIRGVAYAQLAQYDQAEKDFVDAAQLEPDQPHSVVAMSMLYSDRNQPDKEKALLTKQLAITPKDSVTNYLLADLIIRSGVQPGQPAFQEAKGYLATSLATKPDSAEAQILMGHLLEQENDISDAVAHYSKAIELEPDNRSALDRQFILLRKLHRNDEAAQTLQHLKSVLNNEIDQERKSFPARTSAAPQEQP; encoded by the coding sequence ATGTCCAGCAAGCGGTTTATCTCTCTCATCGGCGTCTCTCTCGTCGCCGCCTGCTTCGCTCAAGGCCAAGACTCCACGGCCGCTCGTAAGGCCGCAGCATCCGCACTCTCATCTCGTCAGTACAACCAGGCTCTTCGCGACCTTGAACCGCTACTAAAACAGCACCCTCGCGATCCAATGCTACTCACGATGCGTGGTGTTGCATTGGATGGTCTCGACCGCACCACAGAAAGCCTCTCGAGTTTCGACCGAGCGCTTGCGATCGATCCCGCCTTCGTCCCCGCACTCAAGGGAGCAGCGCAAATCTCGTATCTCCGCGCCAATCCTCGTGCACTGGAATACGTCAAGAAGCTACTAGCGGTCATGCCCGCCAACGATGTAGGCAACGCTATGGCTGGAGCGCTCTCCTACCAGGCACATGACTGCGCAGCCGTGATCACGTACTTCACCCTCAGTAACGATCAGGTATATCGCGATCCGAAAGCACTCGACGAGTTCGCTGATTGTCTTCTTAAACAAGGTCAAAACGATGAGGCCCTGCGTGTCCTTCTGCGCGGAACCCAGCTGCATCCAGAGAGAGCTGACCTAACCTACAATCTTGCCGTGGCACAACTGCGCACTCACCAGCCAGCCGAAGCGATCAAGACCCTCACGCCTCTCTCGAACTCCAACGACTCCGATCTGCTCAATCTCTTGGCCTCAGCTTACGTCCAAACGAATCAGCCCGACGATGCCTTTCGTGTCCTCGAGAAGGCAATCGAGCTGAAACCAACGGATCAGACAAACTATCTCGACCTCGCCATACTCTGTCTCGAGCACAACCAGGAAAACAGATCTGTTAAAGCAGCAACCGCAGGAATCGCACGAATCCCAAAGGCCGCATCTCTTTATCTCATTCGAGGTGTCGCCTATGCGCAGCTAGCCCAATACGACCAGGCTGAAAAAGACTTCGTGGATGCCGCGCAGCTCGAACCAGATCAGCCGCATAGCGTAGTTGCCATGAGCATGCTGTACTCCGATCGCAATCAACCCGATAAAGAGAAGGCGCTCCTCACCAAGCAGCTCGCCATTACTCCTAAAGACTCCGTCACGAACTATTTGCTTGCCGATCTCATCATCCGTTCGGGAGTTCAACCTGGCCAGCCGGCCTTTCAGGAAGCAAAAGGCTATCTCGCCACCTCTCTTGCCACGAAGCCAGACTCCGCCGAAGCCCAGATCCTTATGGGTCACCTGCTTGAACAGGAAAACGATATCTCTGACGCGGTGGCTCACTACAGCAAAGCGATCGAGTTAGAACCGGACAACCGTTCTGCACTCGACCGTCAGTTCATTCTTCTGCGCAAGCTGCACCGCAACGACGAGGCGGCTCAAACCCTCCAACATCTCAAATCGGTGCTGAATAATGAGATCGACCAGGAAAGGAAATCTTTCCCTGCCCGGACCAGTGCCGCTCCTCAGGAGCAGCCGTAG